The Bubalus bubalis isolate 160015118507 breed Murrah chromosome 16, NDDB_SH_1, whole genome shotgun sequence genome window below encodes:
- the SCN3B gene encoding sodium channel subunit beta-3, giving the protein MPAFNRLFPLASLLLILWVGVCLPVCVEVPSETEAVQGNPMKLRCISCMKREEVEATTVVEWFYRPEGGKDFLIYEYRNGHQEVESPFQGRLQWNGSKDLQDVSITVLNVTLNDSGLYTCNVSREFEFEAHRPFVKTTRLIPLRVTEEAGEDFTSVVSEIMMYILLVFLTLWLLIEMIYCYRKVSKAEEAAQENASDYLAIPSENKENSAVPVEE; this is encoded by the exons TCGGCGTCTGCTTGCCCGTGTGTGTGGAAGTGCCCTCGGAGACCGAGGCGGTTCAGGGCAACCCCATGAAGCTgcgctgcatctcctgcatgaagagggaggaggtggaggccACCACGGTGGTGGAATGGTTCTACAGGCCCGAGGGCGGTAAAGATTTCCTT ATCTACGAGTATCGGAACGGCCACCAGGAGGTGGAGAGCCCCTTCCAGGGGCGCCTGCAGTGGAACGGGAGCAAAGACTTGCAGGACGTGTCCATCACTGTGCTCAACGTCACCCTGAACGACTCCGGCCTCTACACCTGCAACGTCTCCCGGGAGTTTGAGTTCGAGGCACATCGCCCCTTCGTGAAGACCACCCGGCTGATCCCCCTCCGTGTTACTGAGGAGG CTGGAGAGGACTTCACCTCTGTGGTCTCAGAAATCATGATGTACATCCTCCTGGTCTTCCTTACTCTGTGGCTGCTCATTGAGATGATATATTGCTACAGGAAGGTCTCGAAGGCTGAAGAGGCGGCCCAAGAAAATGC GTCTGACTACCTGGCCATCCCATCGGAGAACAAAGAGAACTCTGCAGTCCCAGTGGAGGAATAG